A region of Paenibacillus sp. 37 DNA encodes the following proteins:
- a CDS encoding glycoside hydrolase family 30 protein: MNIGWREHPKRWMILLIAVCCIVGGISLILNRNEQSIPPPVVDKQRAAEVWLTTGDQQNLLTPQKPIPITDHHDADTSSSVSSTQEPDISSSAFTIQIDPDKTYQTMDGFGAAMTGSSAHLINVLPEEQQEQLLKDLFSTEGLNLDMVRHTIGASDYSVDESGVASSYTYDDIESGTDYEMEHFSIDKDQEVVNMLERAVGLKPDLKVLGTPWTAPAWMKYGEEKTTNGWYLDYNNPKVYEAYARYFVKYIEAYQAKGIPIYGITLQNEPEFTSDKYPSMSMGAEEQAMFIRDYLGLALQDAELDTRIIAYDHNWDQAVEYTGKVLGDEQATAYIDGSAFHCYAGDPSTMSEVHERFPDKNIYFTECSGGEWSPDFGENLIWQMSNLIIGAPRNWAKNVLLWNIALDPQGGPTNGGCENCRGVVTIDPERDEITRNVEYYALGHISRYVRPGAVRVESTQEQGKIENVTFRNPDGTMVLVAANTGEVEVSFDVVMGGDSFQYTLPSQSAATFRWKPKTGVER; the protein is encoded by the coding sequence ATGAACATAGGCTGGCGAGAGCATCCCAAACGATGGATGATCCTGTTAATCGCTGTTTGTTGTATCGTTGGAGGAATTTCGCTTATCCTCAACCGAAATGAACAATCCATTCCTCCACCGGTTGTGGACAAGCAGAGAGCGGCCGAAGTCTGGCTAACCACGGGAGATCAGCAAAATCTGCTTACACCACAGAAGCCCATTCCAATTACAGATCACCATGATGCAGACACAAGTTCTTCAGTTTCTTCAACGCAGGAGCCAGACATTTCTTCGTCGGCGTTCACCATACAGATTGACCCGGACAAGACGTATCAGACTATGGATGGATTTGGCGCAGCGATGACGGGTTCATCGGCACATCTGATCAACGTGCTTCCAGAGGAACAACAAGAGCAACTGCTGAAGGACCTGTTCTCGACGGAAGGGCTGAACTTGGATATGGTGCGTCATACGATTGGTGCCTCCGATTATTCGGTAGATGAATCAGGTGTGGCTTCAAGTTATACCTATGATGATATCGAATCCGGCACGGATTATGAGATGGAACACTTTTCGATCGATAAGGATCAGGAAGTTGTGAATATGTTGGAGCGTGCAGTTGGGTTGAAACCGGATCTTAAAGTGCTGGGCACACCGTGGACGGCCCCGGCCTGGATGAAGTACGGGGAAGAGAAGACCACTAACGGCTGGTATCTGGATTATAACAACCCCAAGGTATATGAAGCGTATGCGAGATATTTTGTGAAATATATCGAAGCTTATCAGGCGAAGGGCATTCCCATCTACGGGATCACGTTGCAAAATGAACCGGAGTTCACCTCGGATAAATATCCGAGTATGAGTATGGGCGCCGAAGAACAAGCGATGTTCATACGGGATTATCTCGGCCTGGCGCTACAGGATGCAGAACTGGACACACGAATCATCGCGTATGATCATAACTGGGATCAGGCGGTCGAATATACCGGTAAGGTGCTTGGTGATGAGCAGGCCACTGCATATATCGATGGATCTGCTTTTCACTGTTATGCAGGTGATCCATCTACCATGTCGGAAGTGCATGAGCGCTTCCCAGACAAAAATATCTATTTTACCGAATGTAGTGGTGGGGAGTGGAGTCCTGATTTTGGCGAGAATCTGATCTGGCAAATGTCCAATCTCATCATTGGTGCACCTCGCAACTGGGCGAAAAATGTGCTGCTCTGGAACATTGCACTTGATCCGCAAGGTGGACCCACGAACGGTGGCTGTGAGAACTGTCGTGGGGTTGTGACGATTGACCCGGAGCGTGATGAAATCACCAGAAATGTCGAGTATTATGCGTTAGGCCACATCAGCCGTTATGTGCGTCCGGGGGCTGTGAGAGTTGAATCCACGCAAGAACAGGGCAAGATCGAGAACGTAACCTTCCGCAATCCGGATGGAACGATGGTGCTGGTTGCAGCTAATACGGGTGAGGTAGAAGTTTCCTTTGATGTAGTCATGGGCGGAGATTCGTTTCAATATACACTGCCTTCCCAGTCGGCAGCAACCTTCCGTTGGAAACCAAAAACGGGGGTAGAACGTTGA
- a CDS encoding acetyltransferase — MLVVAYREQDHDKLVGIWESAVRATHTFLEEHHIQFYKKVVSDVLQQKQVEIWEVLNTKQQPVGFIGVDDNFIEMLFVDPSQHGQGLGRLLINHTFEIKGRHLKVDVNEQNTGAARFYEKMGFVQMGRSELDSSGNPFPLLHLEIKQEEAERLP; from the coding sequence ATGTTAGTCGTTGCATATCGGGAACAGGATCATGACAAGTTGGTTGGAATCTGGGAGAGTGCTGTGCGGGCAACCCATACGTTTTTGGAAGAGCATCACATTCAGTTCTACAAAAAAGTGGTGAGTGATGTGTTGCAACAAAAACAAGTTGAGATTTGGGAAGTGCTCAATACGAAGCAACAACCCGTGGGTTTTATTGGTGTGGATGATAACTTTATCGAGATGTTGTTTGTAGATCCAAGCCAACACGGACAGGGTCTGGGACGTCTGCTAATAAACCATACCTTCGAAATCAAAGGCCGTCACCTCAAGGTGGATGTTAATGAGCAGAATACTGGGGCAGCCCGATTCTATGAAAAGATGGGATTTGTACAGATGGGGCGGTCTGAATTGGATAGTTCCGGTAATCCGTTTCCGCTGTTACATCTGGAGATCAAACAGGAAGAGGCCGAGAGATTGCCGTAA
- a CDS encoding WXG100 family type VII secretion target, which translates to MTQIKVTPEQLETVSGQFAQAHQQLSGFMSTLDGKMSVMRSNWDGMERERFYNDYSTAQGTMKSVLELVLSIQSELKKIAERFRTTDEEAVSQAIMTALTAARALSTMGKNKGDDLDKTPGPPKNMDEWDEKDAEKYQNYEEMLKKAKEMGDEELAQQIQASMNIIRLQYEDVIYQTDPNTGKTLKITEDSIVGTYQVKSDKGETTTISLDKQGNVVDYTKDTEKYKYSEQTHTTSQGEHLFGKAAQTATAYGIGLLLTSKTGSAFTEHATGLGSSFVADKFLFSVPEEGETRTMIYRTNKETGKMENMIVVTRGDNDIEYTPWRDYF; encoded by the coding sequence ATGACACAGATCAAGGTGACACCGGAACAACTGGAGACGGTCAGTGGGCAGTTCGCTCAGGCACATCAGCAATTATCGGGCTTCATGTCCACATTGGACGGCAAGATGAGTGTCATGCGCAGCAACTGGGATGGCATGGAGCGTGAGCGTTTTTATAACGATTATTCAACGGCTCAAGGCACGATGAAATCTGTTCTGGAACTGGTTCTGTCCATTCAGTCGGAGCTTAAGAAAATTGCCGAGCGTTTCCGCACGACAGATGAGGAGGCGGTGAGCCAGGCAATCATGACGGCGCTGACCGCAGCGCGGGCCTTATCAACCATGGGCAAAAATAAAGGCGATGATCTGGACAAAACACCAGGTCCACCAAAGAACATGGATGAATGGGATGAGAAGGATGCCGAGAAATACCAGAACTATGAGGAAATGCTGAAGAAAGCCAAAGAGATGGGTGACGAAGAACTGGCGCAGCAGATTCAGGCCAGCATGAACATCATTCGGCTTCAGTATGAAGATGTAATCTATCAGACTGACCCCAACACGGGCAAGACGTTAAAAATAACCGAGGATTCCATCGTCGGTACGTACCAGGTAAAAAGCGACAAGGGCGAAACGACCACCATCAGTCTGGATAAACAGGGCAATGTGGTGGACTATACCAAAGATACGGAAAAGTATAAGTATTCGGAGCAAACGCACACCACCAGTCAAGGCGAGCATCTCTTTGGCAAAGCAGCACAAACGGCTACAGCCTACGGCATTGGTCTGCTGCTCACAAGCAAGACGGGCTCTGCCTTCACGGAACATGCGACAGGACTAGGTTCATCCTTCGTCGCGGACAAATTCCTGTTCTCCGTGCCGGAGGAAGGCGAGACACGTACGATGATCTACCGTACCAATAAGGAAACGGGCAAAATGGAGAATATGATCGTGGTCACGCGCGGCGACAACGATATTGAATATACTCCGTGGCGAGATTACTTCTAA
- a CDS encoding formate/nitrite transporter family protein: METEALRNVEQLALKKHKIYKQSLIRYLARSMLASMFIGFGVIVAFKTGNFFYMEQSPFTYPMAAITFGAAIILIAYGGGDLFTGNTFYYTYAALRKKLRWFEVIKLWIASYSGNLMGAAVFALLIYLTGLFDSSQVNGFLLSVVEHKMEVPTMQLFFRGILCNWLVCMAFFVPMFMKENGAKMFAMMLFVFCFFISGYEHSIANMCTFAIALVLNHPGTISFEGVLHNLVPVTLGNLVGGVLLMGFMYYAVNKPFLDEETH; this comes from the coding sequence ATGGAAACGGAAGCTTTACGCAACGTGGAACAACTGGCTCTGAAGAAACACAAGATTTACAAACAAAGTTTAATCAGGTACCTCGCACGCTCCATGCTGGCCAGTATGTTTATCGGATTCGGCGTCATCGTGGCGTTTAAGACAGGTAACTTCTTTTATATGGAGCAGTCCCCGTTTACCTATCCGATGGCGGCAATTACGTTTGGCGCGGCCATCATTCTGATCGCCTATGGCGGGGGTGACCTGTTCACGGGCAATACGTTTTATTACACGTATGCGGCGCTGCGCAAAAAACTGCGCTGGTTCGAAGTTATCAAGCTGTGGATTGCGAGTTATAGCGGTAACCTGATGGGCGCAGCTGTGTTTGCCCTGTTAATCTACCTGACGGGATTGTTCGACTCGTCTCAGGTGAATGGTTTCCTGTTAAGTGTGGTGGAGCACAAGATGGAAGTTCCGACGATGCAGCTCTTTTTCCGGGGGATTTTGTGTAACTGGCTTGTATGTATGGCGTTCTTTGTCCCGATGTTCATGAAGGAGAATGGAGCCAAAATGTTTGCCATGATGCTCTTTGTATTCTGCTTCTTCATCTCTGGATACGAGCACAGCATCGCCAATATGTGTACGTTCGCGATTGCACTTGTGCTGAATCACCCGGGGACGATCTCATTTGAAGGTGTGCTTCACAACCTGGTTCCCGTGACCTTGGGTAATCTGGTGGGCGGTGTGCTGCTGATGGGCTTTATGTATTATGCGGTGAATAAACCGTTTCTGGATGAAGAGACACATTAA
- a CDS encoding bacteriocin immunity protein gives MDNRLQLVELVRKLMDSEGTEAELDDMLTELQQQVPHAEISNLIFWDDRDLTPEQIVEEALAARPIILPPPSSYSSGGER, from the coding sequence ATGGACAATAGATTACAGTTGGTCGAATTGGTTCGCAAACTGATGGACTCTGAAGGAACGGAAGCCGAGTTGGATGACATGTTGACGGAGCTACAGCAGCAGGTTCCACATGCGGAGATCAGCAATCTGATTTTTTGGGATGATCGAGACCTGACGCCTGAACAGATTGTAGAGGAAGCGTTGGCAGCTCGTCCGATCATTCTTCCGCCCCCATCTTCATATTCTTCAGGAGGTGAACGGTAG
- a CDS encoding zinc-binding alcohol dehydrogenase family protein — translation MKAIVHSGQSGLAGLQYTESTSRVPEAGEVQIQLKSAGINHRDLFIMAGRGTQDTPLIPGSDGAGIIVAIGEGVRAFAIGDEVIIHPTLSWEVASNVPIVPDIVGGPTDGTLAQYITLSAENALPKPVHLSWEEAGVLSLSALTAYRALFTRGELKQGEHILIPGIGGGVATYALLMAVAAGAKVTVTSRSEAKRNEALRLGATHALDSHADWCMQNDLEPVDIILDSIGQAMFPKYFDIIRPGGRIVMYGASSGDDLTVPIRSIFFPQISLIGTSMGSREEFVQMLRWVEQHDIHPVIDSMYPLQDVAKAFERMEKGEQFGNLAIRME, via the coding sequence ATGAAAGCTATCGTACATTCAGGCCAGAGCGGCCTTGCAGGTCTTCAATATACAGAGTCAACATCTCGGGTACCAGAAGCCGGGGAAGTGCAGATTCAATTAAAATCCGCTGGTATCAACCATCGGGATCTATTCATCATGGCAGGACGCGGAACCCAGGACACCCCGCTCATTCCCGGTTCCGATGGAGCAGGTATTATCGTAGCGATTGGCGAAGGTGTAAGAGCGTTCGCGATAGGAGATGAAGTCATTATCCATCCTACACTCAGTTGGGAAGTTGCAAGTAACGTGCCCATCGTGCCCGATATTGTTGGTGGTCCTACGGATGGAACGCTGGCTCAATATATCACGTTATCTGCTGAAAATGCCCTGCCTAAGCCAGTCCACCTATCTTGGGAGGAAGCAGGCGTGCTGTCCCTTTCGGCGTTGACGGCCTACCGTGCTTTGTTCACTCGCGGTGAACTGAAACAAGGTGAACATATCCTCATTCCCGGTATTGGTGGTGGTGTAGCGACCTATGCCCTGCTCATGGCTGTCGCTGCTGGTGCCAAAGTGACTGTTACCTCCAGAAGTGAGGCCAAAAGAAATGAGGCGCTGCGCTTGGGTGCTACCCATGCACTGGATAGTCATGCCGATTGGTGTATGCAGAACGATCTGGAACCTGTGGACATCATCTTGGATAGCATCGGACAAGCCATGTTCCCGAAATATTTTGATATAATCAGACCAGGTGGACGTATCGTGATGTACGGTGCGAGCTCAGGGGATGATCTGACTGTTCCTATTCGCTCTATCTTCTTCCCGCAGATCAGTCTGATCGGCACCTCTATGGGCAGCCGTGAGGAGTTTGTGCAGATGCTGCGATGGGTGGAGCAGCATGACATACATCCTGTAATCGATAGCATGTATCCGTTGCAGGATGTAGCGAAGGCATTCGAACGCATGGAAAAAGGCGAGCAGTTTGGTAATCTGGCTATACGTATGGAGTGA
- a CDS encoding LysR family transcriptional regulator, which produces MDAGDLKIFQAVAREGSISKAALALNYVQSNVTTRIKQLETQLQVPLFHRSNRGMSLTPAGENLLVYADRILQLLYEAEQATQVGNPPSGLLRLGAIETAASTFLTPLLAEYSSCYPEVHHSLVTGGTHELNQKVIQHELHGALIYGPIDHPELNYMKMYDEELVLIAEPGVHEIHALLSRPMLFFEIGCTHRTQAESFLKDQGIHTLNIMEYGTLDTILNGVSAGLGVSLLPRSSVTKAELRGEISVMSLPDPYCRLEVGFVYSRGEHISSALSALVEIITEPEL; this is translated from the coding sequence ATGGATGCAGGTGATTTGAAAATATTTCAGGCGGTTGCCCGCGAAGGTAGTATCAGTAAAGCTGCACTCGCACTTAATTATGTACAATCCAATGTGACCACACGAATAAAACAGTTGGAGACACAGCTACAAGTACCGCTGTTTCATCGTTCCAATCGGGGGATGTCTCTTACACCAGCGGGCGAGAATCTGCTTGTGTATGCGGATAGAATTTTGCAATTATTATATGAAGCAGAGCAGGCCACACAAGTGGGTAACCCGCCGTCCGGCCTGCTTCGTCTGGGTGCCATTGAGACAGCAGCTTCCACTTTCCTCACGCCGCTCTTGGCTGAATACAGTTCATGCTACCCTGAGGTACACCATTCGCTTGTCACGGGTGGGACCCATGAGCTGAACCAGAAGGTCATTCAACATGAATTACATGGCGCTTTAATATATGGCCCAATCGATCATCCTGAGCTGAACTATATGAAGATGTATGACGAGGAATTGGTGTTGATCGCTGAACCTGGAGTGCATGAGATACACGCGTTATTGTCCAGGCCGATGTTGTTTTTTGAGATTGGATGCACTCATCGCACTCAGGCGGAATCCTTTTTGAAAGATCAGGGTATCCACACGCTTAACATCATGGAATATGGAACACTGGACACGATTCTGAATGGAGTATCTGCCGGGCTCGGTGTATCATTGCTGCCGCGGTCTTCAGTTACCAAAGCAGAATTAAGAGGTGAGATCTCAGTGATGTCTTTGCCAGATCCCTATTGCCGGTTGGAAGTAGGATTTGTGTATTCCCGTGGTGAACATATATCAAGTGCGCTAAGCGCTCTGGTTGAGATTATTACAGAACCAGAACTATAA
- a CDS encoding threonine aldolase family protein, translating to MKETALTLGDAFNQVDFIVGGHGSRQVKVLQNVLDQMDGEVFSDHYGNGSIIEEFQQQMADVLGKESAVFFPSGTMAQQIALRIWCDRKGVKRVAYHPLCHLEIHEEDGLKELHQIESILLADKDRLIRLQDVQALDQDIACLLLELPQREIGGQLPAYEELEAISAYCRERGIKLHMDGARLFEITPYYEKTPAEICSLFDTVYVSFYKGIGGIAGAILAGDTDVMQESKVWKRRHGGDLIGLYPYILSSQYYFNERIGKMELYYEQAKELASLLNACHGIHTLPEVPVSNMFHVHLALGATEVEPILVQMAQRFGIGMTSYLNKTSGNSCAFELSTGDRYEKLPQDKLRAALEWLDQELRTQVR from the coding sequence TTGAAAGAAACTGCGCTAACGTTGGGTGATGCATTTAATCAGGTAGATTTTATTGTAGGCGGTCATGGCAGTCGCCAAGTGAAGGTACTTCAGAACGTACTGGACCAGATGGATGGGGAGGTGTTCAGTGACCACTACGGCAACGGCTCCATCATCGAAGAATTTCAGCAACAGATGGCCGACGTTCTTGGCAAGGAATCGGCAGTGTTTTTCCCAAGCGGAACGATGGCACAGCAGATTGCATTACGGATCTGGTGTGACCGCAAAGGTGTAAAACGGGTAGCTTACCACCCTCTGTGTCATCTGGAAATCCATGAGGAAGACGGATTGAAAGAGTTACACCAGATTGAATCGATTTTGCTGGCGGACAAGGATCGGTTGATTCGTTTGCAAGATGTACAAGCGCTTGATCAGGACATTGCCTGCCTGCTGTTGGAACTGCCACAACGCGAGATTGGCGGGCAGTTGCCAGCGTATGAAGAGTTGGAAGCGATCTCGGCCTATTGCCGTGAACGCGGGATTAAGCTGCATATGGACGGGGCACGTCTGTTTGAGATTACTCCCTATTACGAGAAAACGCCTGCGGAGATTTGCAGTCTGTTTGATACGGTGTATGTGTCTTTTTACAAAGGAATCGGGGGCATTGCGGGGGCCATATTGGCCGGGGACACGGATGTGATGCAAGAGTCGAAAGTATGGAAACGGCGGCACGGCGGTGATCTGATCGGCCTGTATCCGTATATTCTGAGTTCCCAGTATTATTTCAATGAACGGATTGGCAAAATGGAGCTTTATTATGAGCAGGCTAAAGAACTGGCATCTCTATTGAATGCATGTCACGGGATACATACATTGCCCGAAGTCCCGGTATCCAATATGTTCCATGTACATCTTGCGCTCGGTGCTACCGAAGTTGAACCAATCCTTGTGCAAATGGCTCAGCGGTTTGGTATAGGAATGACTTCATATCTGAACAAGACGAGTGGGAACAGCTGTGCCTTTGAATTGTCTACGGGTGATCGTTATGAGAAACTTCCCCAGGATAAGCTGCGTGCAGCACTGGAATGGCTGGATCAAGAGTTGCGTACACAGGTGAGATAA
- a CDS encoding SMI1/KNR4 family protein: protein MKSIELEPIRDLLVKAYDTTMGEGCTPETQQSIEDFEQKHNVRLPAAYRALLLEFGACNFGDPALYSVKELSWAYPEFLEVYREVEKEYELPADIQPFPIGGFGEGSMAMLDQTSGKILMLIHDAGDTPIREIAVDFIDLMTQLTESAIWVQEQMN from the coding sequence GTGAAGTCGATAGAATTAGAACCGATTCGTGATCTTTTGGTGAAGGCTTACGATACGACAATGGGAGAAGGGTGTACTCCTGAAACACAACAGAGCATTGAGGATTTTGAGCAAAAGCATAACGTGAGACTGCCAGCAGCGTATCGCGCGCTTTTGCTTGAATTCGGTGCATGTAATTTCGGCGATCCTGCCTTGTATTCGGTGAAAGAACTAAGCTGGGCTTATCCCGAGTTTCTGGAAGTCTACCGTGAAGTGGAGAAGGAGTACGAGCTTCCAGCGGATATCCAGCCGTTTCCCATTGGTGGATTTGGTGAAGGAAGTATGGCTATGTTGGATCAGACTTCGGGCAAGATCCTGATGTTGATCCATGATGCAGGAGATACGCCAATTCGAGAGATTGCAGTAGACTTTATTGATTTAATGACGCAGCTGACGGAGTCCGCGATCTGGGTACAGGAACAGATGAATTAA
- a CDS encoding LysR family transcriptional regulator, with amino-acid sequence MDIRKLRYFITVAEELHFHRAAEKLNMTQPPLSQQIQNLEEELGVKLLERTRKMVRLTPAGAIFLEQARLIMAQLERSIQLTQKADQGIIGHISVAFVDSASGGIMVEVLRKFRTAYPQIELTLREMTSSQQLQALEDGQIHVGFLRYQEDTRHVSFRPCQMETLIAVLPDHHPMASQTQVSIRELADEDFILFPRHLGSPFHRLVLDYCREHGVDPRITQEAIQMYTIVNLVAAGMGISIVPSSVDVFQRKGVVFLPLQENPPSVPLYTAWRTDMNQEVVSRFMDIVEGEYELH; translated from the coding sequence ATGGATATTCGTAAGTTAAGATATTTTATCACTGTGGCGGAGGAACTTCATTTTCACCGTGCAGCGGAAAAATTAAACATGACGCAACCACCCCTGAGCCAGCAGATTCAAAATCTGGAGGAAGAGCTTGGCGTAAAGTTATTGGAGCGCACGAGAAAAATGGTTCGTTTGACGCCAGCAGGTGCCATATTTCTGGAACAGGCCAGACTCATCATGGCCCAGCTCGAACGATCCATTCAGCTTACGCAAAAGGCAGATCAGGGCATCATTGGGCATATATCCGTAGCCTTCGTGGATTCCGCTTCGGGCGGGATCATGGTGGAGGTGCTTAGAAAATTTCGCACTGCGTATCCGCAGATTGAATTGACATTACGTGAGATGACTTCGTCCCAACAATTACAGGCATTGGAAGACGGACAGATCCATGTTGGATTTTTGAGATATCAGGAAGATACTCGTCATGTCTCGTTCCGTCCCTGTCAGATGGAAACGTTGATTGCCGTATTGCCAGATCATCACCCGATGGCTTCTCAGACTCAAGTTTCAATTCGAGAACTGGCGGATGAAGATTTTATTTTATTCCCAAGGCATCTGGGTTCTCCGTTCCATCGTCTCGTTCTGGATTATTGCAGGGAGCATGGTGTAGACCCTCGAATTACGCAGGAAGCGATCCAAATGTATACGATTGTGAATCTCGTTGCAGCGGGCATGGGTATTTCCATTGTTCCCTCCTCGGTGGATGTGTTCCAGCGAAAGGGTGTGGTCTTTCTTCCATTACAAGAAAATCCGCCCTCCGTACCGTTGTATACGGCATGGCGGACGGATATGAATCAGGAAGTGGTATCCCGGTTTATGGACATTGTTGAGGGGGAATATGAGTTGCACTAA
- a CDS encoding PocR ligand-binding domain-containing protein: MIKEYLHINKILDLNKWKRLQDSLATVTKLAILTVDYKGIPVTSHSSCQAFCQNVRKDPELLPYCQKCDSRGGLEAVRLNEPYVYLCHFNIIDIAIPITIDGKYIGAVMAGQVKLADPEKGSDLEQIVTSKNVPMHAAKLEELKDDYAQLPVMTYEEIVKISNMLSLLCNYIVEEALNKNLLVEMFEKASGNQESLNLSTILPGYSIRNIESIKKEMTNAIADAYLKNSPSDAESSSPVLQPAFEYIHSHKSEQVSLKHMADLCHLSPSYFSRLFAKETGENFTTYLAKLKIKWAKQLLEVTDMPVSQISDELGFNESGYFIKIFKKFEEITPALYRKYLQEKM, encoded by the coding sequence ATGATCAAAGAATATCTGCATATCAATAAAATTCTCGACCTTAATAAATGGAAGCGTCTACAAGATTCTCTCGCAACAGTAACCAAACTGGCGATCCTCACCGTGGATTATAAAGGCATTCCCGTAACCAGTCATAGCAGCTGTCAGGCTTTCTGCCAGAATGTGCGTAAAGACCCGGAGCTTCTCCCCTACTGCCAAAAATGTGATTCACGCGGTGGTCTGGAAGCCGTTCGATTGAACGAGCCTTATGTGTATTTATGCCATTTCAATATTATAGATATCGCGATTCCGATCACAATTGATGGCAAATATATCGGCGCTGTCATGGCAGGACAAGTGAAACTCGCCGACCCCGAAAAGGGTAGCGACTTGGAGCAAATTGTCACGTCCAAAAACGTACCCATGCATGCAGCCAAGCTGGAGGAATTAAAGGACGATTACGCCCAGCTGCCTGTCATGACCTATGAAGAGATTGTGAAAATCTCCAACATGTTATCCCTGCTCTGCAACTACATTGTGGAAGAAGCACTCAACAAAAATCTGTTAGTGGAAATGTTCGAGAAAGCTTCAGGCAATCAGGAGTCGTTAAACCTCTCCACCATTCTGCCTGGGTACTCCATTCGCAATATCGAGTCGATCAAAAAAGAGATGACCAATGCGATTGCAGATGCCTATCTCAAGAACAGCCCAAGTGATGCGGAAAGCTCCAGTCCGGTGCTTCAGCCTGCTTTTGAATACATTCACAGTCACAAAAGCGAACAGGTTTCGCTCAAACATATGGCTGATCTATGCCACCTGAGTCCGAGTTATTTCAGCAGACTGTTTGCCAAGGAAACGGGTGAGAACTTCACAACCTACCTTGCAAAACTCAAGATTAAGTGGGCCAAGCAATTGCTGGAGGTCACCGACATGCCTGTCTCACAGATCAGTGACGAGCTGGGATTCAATGAATCGGGATATTTTATCAAAATATTCAAAAAGTTCGAGGAAATTACGCCTGCTCTCTATCGCAAATACCTCCAGGAGAAAATGTAG
- a CDS encoding glycerol dehydrogenase gives MRKAFISPTKYVQGEDELLNLGYFVKSFGESALLIAHPDDVQRVKAKLDATAEKFNITFVESGFKGECSREEVARLQAIAKEKGCDSTIGLGGGKAIDAAKCVAEGEALIICPTIAATDAPTSHSAVLYTPDGSFDDYAYFKQSPSVVLVDTTVIANAPTRFLVSGMGDALSTYFEARATAKSYSRVNASLPMGSREGYTPSAVGTNAALALAKLCYEMLLTDGAKAKVASDSNVVTQALENIVETNILLSGLGFESGGLAAAHAIHNGLTVLEGTHHFFHGEKVSFGTIAQLVLENAPTEELHEVMDFCLEVGLPISLADIGVDTISQEELLKVAEIACIPEESIHAMPFPITVPEVAAAIAAADRMGREYKAARREVK, from the coding sequence ATGAGAAAAGCATTTATCAGCCCAACTAAATATGTACAAGGCGAAGACGAGTTGTTGAACCTGGGGTACTTTGTTAAATCCTTCGGAGAATCGGCCTTGCTGATTGCACATCCGGATGATGTACAGCGTGTCAAAGCAAAGCTTGATGCAACAGCAGAGAAATTTAATATTACGTTTGTTGAAAGCGGTTTTAAAGGGGAATGTTCCCGTGAGGAAGTTGCTCGTCTGCAAGCGATCGCGAAGGAAAAAGGATGTGACTCTACCATCGGTCTTGGTGGCGGTAAAGCGATCGATGCTGCGAAATGTGTAGCTGAAGGCGAAGCACTGATCATCTGCCCAACGATTGCGGCAACAGACGCACCGACAAGTCACTCGGCTGTATTGTACACACCGGATGGTTCTTTCGATGACTATGCTTACTTCAAACAAAGCCCAAGTGTGGTACTCGTTGATACAACGGTAATTGCTAATGCACCAACACGTTTCCTCGTATCCGGTATGGGAGATGCGCTCTCTACATACTTCGAAGCAAGAGCAACAGCGAAATCCTATTCCCGTGTAAACGCAAGTCTGCCAATGGGTTCCCGCGAAGGATACACACCATCTGCAGTAGGTACAAATGCTGCACTTGCACTGGCAAAACTGTGTTATGAAATGCTGCTGACTGACGGTGCAAAAGCAAAAGTAGCGAGCGACAGTAACGTTGTGACACAAGCGCTGGAAAACATCGTTGAGACCAACATTCTGTTGTCAGGTCTTGGATTCGAAAGTGGCGGTCTGGCCGCAGCACATGCGATCCACAACGGTTTGACTGTTCTGGAAGGCACACATCATTTCTTCCACGGTGAAAAAGTATCCTTCGGTACGATTGCACAACTTGTACTCGAAAATGCACCAACCGAAGAGTTGCATGAAGTCATGGACTTCTGTCTTGAAGTGGGACTGCCGATCAGCTTGGCGGATATCGGTGTAGACACGATTAGTCAGGAAGAGTTGTTGAAAGTTGCCGAGATCGCTTGTATTCCGGAAGAATCCATTCACGCCATGCCGTTCCCAATCACTGTTCCTGAAGTGGCTGCTGCCATAGCAGCGGCTGACCGCATGGGTCGTGAGTACAAAGCAGCTCGCCGGGAGGTAAAATAA